A stretch of the Plodia interpunctella isolate USDA-ARS_2022_Savannah chromosome Z, ilPloInte3.2, whole genome shotgun sequence genome encodes the following:
- the LOC128683026 gene encoding uncharacterized protein LOC128683026 produces the protein MWVTTVVVAVIISFIPHCNGRGHYNNQSAHEFTTPPDEIVPMLPDEGFQTTTVIAGLMPDSFGEMFNFLDGDSFGIGPMHEFVYGWQAIVNTMSMKNNVEVRKRAGLQRFALAGINGITLISHIGVTEIMINGTRTYCFGGVSRPPGRRSVICKGAMYQEGRFSCQVPYLRFPTVLGYRYCIDKYAAVNTVDGTHKRTYCARGESIPKFHYDYICERRDIKIKHVNFSDPNEKFNIRNPVVRRAEYYRAPYDILKVCPDWYGCNLRISPDMIHQELPTGLMDTNETAFVGHGGKYWLALYYTQLSTYAVYFQAHGEYPWQSNRPILSIDKGGIWEQLLKANIGPDMNLHYNLNGIFNRYPGQPMPPDLMRNEGQVQPANFITDMRESGAEQVRIGNAHLSQDIDQPGQPEVGNNFNKFIHDTQIQAQMG, from the exons ATGTGGGTCACCACAGTAGTTGTTGCGGTTATTATAAGCTTTATTCCC cACTGCAATGGCCGCGGTCACTACAACAACCAATCAGCGCACGAGTTTACGACGCCGCCCGATGAGATCGTGCCGATGTTGCCCGACGAGGGCTTTCAGACGACGACCGTCATCGCGGGCCTGATGCCGGACTCCTTCGGCGAGATGTTCAACTTCCTAGACGGAGACAGCTTTGGGATTG GCCCAATGCACGAGTTCGTATACGGCTGGCAAGCGATAGTGAACACTATGAGTATGAAGAATAACGTCGAAGTTCGCAAGCGGGCGGGTCTGCAGCGGTTTGCGTTAGCTGGTATCAACGGAATTACCCTGATATCTCATATTGGAGTGACTGAGATCATGATCAACGGTACTCGAACCTACTGCTTCGGTGGGGTGTCTCGACCACCGGGCAGGAGGAGCGTTATTTGCAAG GGAGCAATGTACCAAGAGGGTCGGTTCAGCTGCCAAGTGCCGTACCTCCGGTTCCCGACTGTCCTTGGCTACAGGTACTGCATCGACAAGTACGCCGCAGTCAACACTGTCGACGGAACTCATAAAA GAACATACTGCGCCCGCGGGGAGTCGATACCTAAGTTCCATTACGACTACATCTGCGAGAGACGGGACATCAAGATAAAACATGTCAACTTTTCGGACCCCAACGAGAAGTTCAACATACGGAACCCGGTCGTGCGCCGCGCGGAGTACTACAGGGCGCCTTATGACATCTTGAAGGTCTGCCCTGATTG GTACGGCTGCAATCTCCGCATCTCTCCAGACATGATCCACCAGGAGCTGCCCACTGGTTTGATGGACACCAACGAGACAGCGTTCGTTGGCCACGGCGGGAAATATTGGCTTGCTTTGTACTACACGCAG CTGTCTACATATGCGGTATACTTCCAAGCTCACGGCGAGTACCCGTGGCAGTCCAACAGGCCGATACTGTCTATAGACAAAG GTGGAATATGGGAGCAACTCTTGAAGGCCAACATTGGCCCAGACATGAACCTCCACTACAATCTCAACGGCATCTTCAACCGGTATCCAGGACAACCCATGCCGCCTGATCTGATGAGGAATGAGGGCCAG GTGCAACCAGCCAACTTCATCACGGATATGCGGGAGTCGGGAGCCGAGCAGGTCCGCATCGGAAATGCTCATTTGTCGCAGGATATCGACCAACCAG GACAACCTGAAGTCGGCAACAACTTTAACAAGTTTATACACGATACCCAGATACAGGCTCAGATGGGTTAA
- the gb gene encoding Y+L amino acid transporter 2 encodes MAEKVKMRKQLGLLEGVAIILGIIFGSGIFISPKEVLDKTGSVWGALSVWAACGLLATLGALSYAELGTTLAQSGGDYHYINEAYGSLPAFLYLWDANLVFVPSTNAIMSLTFANNILQPIFPNCAIDPLCRKLIAAVTIGLLTFINAYDVKFTTRIQNVFMFTKISALVIIICGGIVWMARGGVEHFEDGWAGTKTSVSDWSVAFYSGIFSYSGWSYLNFMTEELKDPFVNLPRAIYVSLPLVTGIYLLANMAYLAVLGPVGVMATEAIAVDFASIALGWIRWGMPALVAIAVVGGLSVHIMAASRMCFAGARNGHMPELLAHINYKCMSPLPSLTFHMLMSMIMLIPDNLTSLITYCTVVESLFTTLSCSAVLWLRYKQPDLKRPIKVQLWMPIVFVAVCSVLLVVPIVSEPVAVVAGLLMTLAGVPVYFLFVRSTPDYVRNYSVKFTHTCQKLFLTAVEDKEE; translated from the exons ATGGCCGAGAAGGTAAAAATGCGCAAACAACTAGGGTTGCTGGAAGGCGTCGCAATTATTTTGGGGATTATATTTGGCAGTGGTATATTTATATCGCCCAAGGAAGTCCTAGATAAAACTGGGTCAGTGTGGGGTGCTCTATCCGTATGGGCTGCGTGTGGATTGCTGGCGACGCTTGGAGCCTTGTCCTATGCTGAGTTAG GAACTACTTTGGCCCAAAGTGGAGGTGACTACCACTATATCAATGAAGCATACGGATCATTACCTGCATTCCTCTACTTGTGGGATGCCAACCTAGTATTTGT GCCCAGCACAAATGCAATTATGTCGCTGACATTCGCCAATAATATACTGCAACCAATATTTCCAAATTGTGCTATAGATCCTTTGTGTAGAAAGCTAATAGCAGCAGTTACTATAG GTCTCCtaacttttataaatgctTACGACGTGAAATTCACGACGCGCATCCAAAACGTTTTTATGTTCACGAAGATCTCAGCTCTTGTTATTATCATCTGTGGTGGAATCGTTTGGATGGCGagag GCGGTGTGGAGCACTTTGAAGACGGGTGGGCAGGTACCAAAACGTCTGTCAGTGACTGGTCTGTCGCGTTCTACTCTGGAATCTTCTCTTACTCCGGCtg GAGTTATTTGAACTTCATGACCGAAGAACTGAAGGATCCATTTGTGAATCTGCCCAGAGCCATCTACGTGTCTCTGCCTCTAGTCACCGGCATATATTTGCTGGCCAACATGGCGTATTTAGCCGTACTCGGGCCTGTGGGGGTCATGGCTACGGAAGCTATCGCTGTG gatTTCGCGTCTATAGCCTTAGGGTGGATAAGATGGGGTATGCCAGCGTTGGTGGCGATCGCCGTCGTCGGAGGCTTATCCGTGCACATAATGGCTGCCTCCCGAATGTGCTTCGCGGGCGCTCGTAACGGCCACATGCCGGAGCTGTTAGCACATATCAACTACAAGTGCATGTCTCCGCTACCCTCTTTAACTTTCCAT ATGCTGATGTCGATGATAATGCTGATCCCAGACAACCTAACTTCACTTATCACGTACTGCACTGTGGTGGAGTCCCTGTTCACTACCCTCAGCTGCAGCGCCGTGCTGTGGCTGAGGTACAAACAGCCCGACCTCAAGAGGCCCATCAAG GTCCAACTGTGGATGCCAATAGTGTTTGTGGCGGTGTGTTCGGTACTGTTGGTGGTGCCGATTGTGAGTGAGCCTGTGGCCGTCGTCGCTGGTCTCCTGATGACGTTGGCAGGGGTGCCAGTGTACTTCCTCTTCGTCAGATCCACGCCCGACTATGTCAGAAACTATTCAG TGAAATTCACGCACACGTGCCAGAAACTGTTCCTCACTGCTGTCGAAGATAAGGAGGAGTAA